From the genome of Pseudoxanthomonas sp., one region includes:
- a CDS encoding transposase → MVHEDAADPARDKEHAASDPVSMGGSPTQWNLPQGIGPRAMRQWPIMERLTADEWKRLMHALPGRVGARARHGGNARRFIEAVLWVAQTGAYWSDLPSDFGSWHGIYVRFIRWAQDGNWTQVLAHFDKDDQRAIDLHALIERYLHRNNTKHLSRAMRAS, encoded by the coding sequence ATGGTGCATGAAGACGCAGCCGATCCCGCGCGCGACAAGGAGCACGCGGCTTCCGACCCCGTGTCCATGGGCGGCTCGCCCACCCAATGGAACCTGCCGCAGGGTATCGGTCCGCGCGCCATGCGCCAGTGGCCGATCATGGAACGGCTCACGGCCGACGAGTGGAAGCGGTTGATGCATGCGCTGCCCGGCCGCGTGGGCGCCAGGGCGCGGCACGGCGGCAACGCGCGCCGATTCATCGAGGCCGTGCTGTGGGTCGCGCAGACCGGCGCCTACTGGTCGGACCTGCCGAGCGATTTCGGTTCGTGGCATGGCATCTACGTGCGCTTCATCCGCTGGGCGCAGGACGGCAACTGGACGCAGGTGCTGGCGCACTTCGACAAGGACGATCAGCGTGCGATCGACCTGCATGCGCTGATCGAGCGCTACCTGCACCGCAACAACACCAAGCATCTCAGTCGGGCCATGCGCGCCTCGTGA
- a CDS encoding MFS transporter, translating to MDVPPPPAVLPPATEALSARQVGLILFALTLGGFAIGTSEFASMGLMPNMVASLGVTEPQVGHLISAYALGVVVGAPLLAILGAGWKRKTLLLALMGFYALGNLASALGPTYESLLVFRFIAGLPHGAYFGVAALTAVAISPPNRRGRAISLVMLGLTLAILIGNPLATWLGQLIDWRWVFAVVAMVALGTALLLAVWLPAGIDGPKPRPLAELRAFNRLPVWQALAIGAIGFAGMFSVFSYLAPTMLEVTRVSPAWIPLGLAGFGVGGVIGNFVGGWLSDRYQLRGAWMVLAWATAALLLFPLLANSLPTILLATVMIGLMGALGPILQSHLMDVAGDAQTLAAASHHAAFNTANALGPWLGGMAITAGYGWTSTGYVGAAMAVAGLLLYAWARRSLPSDPPLRVVACDGAP from the coding sequence ATGGATGTCCCCCCGCCCCCTGCTGTCCTCCCTCCCGCCACCGAAGCCCTGTCCGCACGCCAGGTCGGCCTGATCCTGTTCGCGCTGACGCTGGGCGGTTTCGCCATCGGCACCAGCGAGTTCGCCAGCATGGGGCTGATGCCCAACATGGTGGCGTCGCTCGGCGTGACCGAGCCGCAGGTCGGACACCTGATCAGCGCGTATGCGCTGGGGGTCGTGGTCGGCGCGCCGCTGCTGGCCATCCTCGGCGCGGGATGGAAGCGCAAGACGCTGCTGCTCGCGCTGATGGGCTTTTATGCGCTGGGCAACCTGGCCAGCGCGCTGGGGCCGACCTACGAAAGCCTGCTGGTGTTCCGCTTCATCGCCGGTCTGCCGCATGGCGCATACTTCGGCGTGGCCGCGCTGACGGCCGTGGCGATCAGCCCGCCGAACAGGCGCGGCCGCGCGATCAGTCTGGTGATGCTGGGCCTGACACTTGCCATCCTGATCGGCAATCCGCTGGCGACTTGGCTGGGCCAGCTGATCGACTGGCGCTGGGTGTTCGCGGTGGTGGCGATGGTCGCGCTGGGCACGGCGCTGCTGCTGGCGGTCTGGCTGCCGGCGGGCATCGACGGTCCCAAGCCCCGGCCCCTGGCCGAACTACGCGCGTTCAACCGCCTGCCGGTATGGCAGGCGCTGGCGATCGGCGCGATCGGCTTCGCCGGCATGTTCTCGGTCTTCAGTTATCTCGCGCCGACGATGCTGGAGGTGACGCGCGTGTCGCCGGCGTGGATCCCGCTGGGCCTGGCCGGCTTCGGCGTGGGTGGCGTGATCGGCAATTTCGTCGGCGGCTGGCTGTCCGACCGCTACCAGCTGCGCGGCGCGTGGATGGTCCTGGCCTGGGCGACGGCGGCACTGCTGCTGTTCCCGCTGCTGGCGAACAGCCTGCCGACGATCCTGCTGGCCACCGTGATGATCGGCCTGATGGGCGCGCTGGGGCCCATCCTGCAATCGCACCTGATGGACGTGGCCGGCGATGCGCAGACGCTCGCCGCCGCTTCGCACCATGCCGCGTTCAACACCGCCAACGCGCTCGGTCCGTGGCTGGGCGGCATGGCGATCACCGCCGGCTACGGCTGGACGTCGACCGGCTATGTCGGCGCCGCGATGGCCGTGGCCGGGCTGCTGCTCTATGCCTGGGCACGGCGGAGCCTGCCCTCGGATCCGCCACTGCGCGTTGTCGCCTGCGATGGCGCGCCCTGA
- a CDS encoding protein kinase domain-containing protein: MTPALARALALFDDMVSLAPDARAQAMALLAQEAPAVHAALVRLLATDDELTSGEVLEYAFDGLTHVLFDGGGPGGSGVPQLGRRLGPWRLDALIDVGGMGAVYEAWRDDGHYRQRVAVKCMRQELSSPRLVESFLRERETLAALEHPGIAALIDGGIDAGGRPWFAMRYVDGVPIDQWCEREYASVEQRVDLLVQACDALAYAHARMVLHQDIKPANLLVSPDARVHLLDFGLTASLATDTLAPRVAISEGYAPPEALSGERPTVASDVWSLGMVMYRLLCDRLPTVASSRWWSDVDLAPPTEPMSRMAAQMPTHVAATRGGRDGQALARRLAGDLDAIALRCIALDPSERYASMTDLRSDLEAWRLKRPVQARQGGIAYRVRRFVARHRIATALASVILLALVVSGSLALWQAERNAREAAATLALSEVFEQTLGTATLSGLGDTTLSSRDLLQDTERRVRAIAGDRSPAVLSRGLGILARNYIVLGDYPRATALAREAAALGKGDAIAGVQHQATLASLLNLQSRHTEAHRVAAQALMSLPDDEVPVRLQLMTEIARSEWDELERTQAWRTLDRAMLLAQRSGDRVALAELHRQRGAWHARLRHFRQAEHDLKQSIALAGVAAPLVANEARHVLAGMLLLEERAVEAVEVAETQLMEARKRLGGSHPLVGRAGWRLANAQCVNAQLEACAVSIARAEAIVRDALGESHPDYADVLRVRSLLGSLRQTDPGANIALLRRAEAIMRAAYPRGNENVQKMQSDLGRRLVLTRTADPRERARNLDEAIALLEEPLARPSVTGVPLRPSHRSALVQALMMRDAPGDRARARRVLTENRRAMAPYPQGYSYRFSDRIRDAQLRFREGDAAGADALLVALLPELERYQAVTYNRFFLRDAWLARAEIAAGRGDAAQARACLEQALRHMKTAFGERHPATQRLGREIAAFDRTGKLPASS, encoded by the coding sequence ATGACCCCCGCCCTCGCACGCGCCCTGGCGCTGTTCGACGACATGGTTTCGCTGGCGCCGGATGCGCGCGCGCAGGCCATGGCGTTGCTGGCGCAGGAAGCCCCGGCCGTGCACGCCGCCCTCGTGCGGCTGCTGGCGACCGACGATGAACTGACGAGCGGCGAGGTCTTGGAGTATGCGTTCGACGGGTTGACGCATGTGTTGTTCGACGGCGGGGGACCGGGCGGCAGCGGGGTCCCGCAACTCGGCCGGCGCCTGGGACCTTGGCGGCTCGATGCCTTGATCGATGTCGGGGGCATGGGTGCGGTCTACGAAGCCTGGCGCGACGACGGCCACTACCGGCAGCGCGTGGCTGTGAAATGCATGCGCCAGGAACTCTCGTCGCCCCGCTTGGTGGAAAGCTTCCTGCGCGAGCGGGAGACGCTGGCCGCGTTGGAGCATCCTGGGATCGCCGCGTTGATCGACGGCGGTATCGATGCAGGAGGGCGTCCCTGGTTCGCAATGCGCTACGTCGACGGCGTGCCGATCGACCAGTGGTGCGAGCGCGAATACGCTAGCGTGGAGCAGCGCGTGGACCTGCTGGTGCAGGCCTGCGATGCCTTGGCCTATGCCCACGCGCGCATGGTCCTGCACCAGGACATCAAGCCGGCCAATCTGCTGGTGTCGCCGGATGCCCGCGTCCATCTGCTGGACTTCGGCCTGACGGCCTCGCTGGCGACCGACACGCTGGCGCCGCGCGTGGCGATCTCCGAGGGCTACGCGCCCCCGGAGGCCTTGAGCGGCGAGCGACCGACAGTGGCCTCGGACGTGTGGTCGCTGGGTATGGTGATGTACCGGCTGCTGTGCGACCGGCTGCCGACCGTGGCATCGTCCCGGTGGTGGTCGGATGTGGACCTCGCGCCCCCCACCGAACCCATGTCACGCATGGCGGCACAGATGCCCACGCATGTCGCGGCGACGCGGGGTGGCCGCGACGGACAAGCGCTGGCGCGCCGTCTGGCCGGCGACCTGGACGCGATCGCCTTGCGCTGCATCGCGCTCGATCCCTCGGAGCGCTACGCCTCCATGACGGACCTGCGCAGCGACTTGGAGGCCTGGCGGCTCAAGCGTCCGGTACAAGCGCGGCAGGGTGGTATCGCCTATCGCGTCCGGCGCTTCGTCGCACGGCATCGCATCGCAACGGCGCTTGCCAGCGTGATCCTGCTGGCGCTGGTCGTCTCCGGGAGTCTCGCCCTCTGGCAGGCCGAGCGCAACGCACGCGAGGCCGCGGCCACGCTCGCGCTGTCCGAGGTATTCGAGCAGACGCTGGGCACGGCCACCCTGTCGGGACTGGGCGACACCACCCTGTCTTCGCGGGACCTGCTGCAGGACACCGAGCGGCGCGTACGGGCCATCGCCGGGGACCGGTCCCCAGCCGTGCTGTCGCGCGGGCTGGGGATCCTGGCCCGCAACTACATCGTGCTGGGCGACTACCCACGCGCCACCGCGCTGGCGCGGGAAGCGGCGGCGCTGGGAAAGGGCGACGCGATCGCCGGGGTACAGCACCAGGCCACGCTGGCATCGCTGCTGAACCTGCAGAGCAGGCATACCGAAGCGCATCGCGTGGCGGCGCAGGCATTGATGTCGCTTCCCGACGACGAAGTGCCGGTCCGACTGCAACTGATGACGGAAATCGCCCGCAGCGAGTGGGACGAACTGGAGCGCACGCAGGCCTGGAGGACGCTCGACCGGGCGATGCTGCTCGCGCAGCGGTCAGGCGACCGGGTGGCGCTTGCGGAACTCCACCGGCAGCGTGGCGCATGGCATGCGCGCTTGCGCCACTTCCGCCAGGCCGAACACGATCTGAAGCAGTCCATCGCGCTTGCCGGCGTCGCCGCCCCGCTGGTCGCCAACGAAGCGCGCCACGTTCTGGCAGGCATGCTGCTGCTGGAAGAACGGGCCGTCGAAGCAGTAGAGGTGGCGGAGACCCAACTGATGGAAGCGCGCAAGCGGCTCGGCGGGTCGCACCCCCTGGTGGGTCGAGCGGGGTGGCGCCTGGCGAATGCGCAGTGCGTCAACGCGCAACTGGAAGCCTGCGCCGTGTCCATCGCGCGCGCGGAGGCAATCGTGCGCGATGCCCTCGGCGAATCCCATCCGGATTATGCGGACGTGCTGCGCGTGCGTTCACTGCTTGGGTCGTTGCGGCAGACCGACCCTGGCGCGAACATTGCACTGTTGCGGCGCGCGGAGGCGATCATGCGCGCGGCGTATCCGCGCGGGAACGAGAACGTCCAGAAGATGCAGAGCGATCTGGGCAGGCGTCTGGTGCTGACGCGCACCGCGGACCCGCGGGAGCGTGCCCGTAATCTCGATGAGGCCATCGCCTTGCTGGAAGAGCCGCTGGCGCGCCCGAGCGTTACCGGCGTACCGCTCCGGCCCTCGCACCGATCGGCGCTGGTGCAGGCGCTGATGATGCGCGACGCACCGGGCGATCGGGCGCGCGCGCGCCGCGTACTCACTGAGAACCGGCGAGCGATGGCGCCGTATCCGCAGGGCTACAGCTACCGCTTCAGCGACCGGATACGCGACGCGCAACTGCGGTTCCGCGAAGGCGATGCCGCGGGGGCGGACGCGTTGCTGGTCGCCCTGTTGCCCGAGCTGGAGCGGTACCAAGCGGTCACCTACAACCGCTTCTTTCTGCGCGATGCGTGGCTCGCGCGCGCCGAGATCGCGGCCGGTCGCGGAGATGCGGCGCAGGCTCGCGCGTGCCTGGAACAGGCGCTGCGGCATATGAAAACGGCGTTCGGCGAGCGGCATCCAGCGACGCAGCGCCTGGGCAGAGAGATCGCCGCGTTCGACCGCACCGGAAAGCTGCCCGCCTCGTCCTGA
- a CDS encoding prealbumin-like fold domain-containing protein: protein MSKRMKASRWIIGVAATAACCAASVAQAQTCAVGGKNAWAAYASQGPSQTVTSDNFVFVGTARLILTQQAVGASISADQIDDEHVPGDIGVRIAHSGSASSPSNYIESTYAFRSPSNPFTPFWVDGLSFRLHDVDAGDNIIVNAYDQNGTLIAITSSMYSFAPSPVVSYAGGNRFTAPTGDIGDLRGTVYLNFAGYRVSQVVLRYYDTSGSGSYTAAGWTVCNPSLTVFKTTVGQAGGPFGFTLTNTTRNTGSIVSTSAAGTPEQVDGSVSAGIQPFAIVTANSPVSLSENTPLPVGWTYTSTSCRNAAGSVVGSATATGVSIPGTATRDGAAITCTFINTAAPRLTLSKTWVNAAPGDAVTVAVSGTPAPIVSAPLTSVADAPNETDAATASYVVAAGNTYTISEVFDVGAADAYGKALVCTGNTGADAAITYSPGAASGTVTIGQAATNINCTFTNTRQAVIRLRKTLPQGRRNASDQFILSMSGPGAPGAVTTAGTGSNAAGTLVHTTATVGATYTLTEAGAGSTVLSHYSPRWTCTNARAGGQTPSGTGSGFSITPASGDDLTCTFINDRAPVILLDKYLPYGRLAAGDQFTLSASGPGAPGSVTTTGTSTTPVQSLTIEATAGAAYTLAETAAGTATLAGYRSSYACTNVFAGGQEPSGFGSSFTLVPVAGDDLHCTFANEPRPRLTLRALSQGGTGSFTFSGGNGFDAETLVTNTAGVAVSGATQFLDEFNVSTTITAGGTPAGFVLSDIACAGLPSGGTATPSLPARTLVLDAGAMAPGANVVCTFTYRRLAADVTLSKTASAGTVVSGGDVTFSLVLRNNGPDAADNAVLHDDWTTQPGLDCGAGPATCAVSGTAGTQCPAPASVTPAALRTGLTIPALPSGGVVTLALTCQVTATGTP, encoded by the coding sequence GTGAGCAAGCGCATGAAGGCATCGCGATGGATTATCGGGGTTGCGGCCACAGCGGCCTGCTGTGCCGCCTCCGTCGCGCAAGCGCAGACGTGCGCGGTGGGCGGCAAGAATGCATGGGCGGCCTATGCCAGCCAGGGGCCCAGCCAGACGGTCACCAGCGACAATTTCGTCTTCGTGGGCACGGCTCGCCTGATACTCACTCAGCAGGCGGTCGGTGCGTCGATCAGCGCGGATCAGATAGACGACGAACATGTTCCAGGCGACATCGGTGTCAGGATCGCGCACAGCGGCAGCGCGAGTTCACCCAGCAATTACATCGAATCCACCTATGCGTTCCGCAGCCCCTCCAACCCATTCACCCCATTTTGGGTGGATGGCCTGAGCTTCCGCCTGCATGACGTGGACGCAGGCGACAACATCATCGTCAATGCTTACGACCAGAACGGTACCCTGATCGCAATCACCAGTTCGATGTACAGCTTCGCCCCGTCCCCGGTCGTCAGCTACGCGGGCGGCAACCGGTTCACCGCTCCGACCGGCGACATCGGCGATCTGCGCGGCACCGTGTACCTGAATTTCGCCGGTTATCGCGTGTCTCAGGTCGTATTGCGGTACTACGACACCAGCGGCTCGGGCAGCTACACGGCGGCCGGCTGGACGGTCTGCAATCCCTCGCTGACCGTCTTCAAGACCACGGTCGGCCAGGCGGGTGGACCGTTCGGCTTCACCCTGACCAACACCACCCGGAATACCGGCAGCATCGTGTCGACCTCTGCCGCAGGTACGCCCGAACAGGTGGACGGCTCGGTGTCGGCGGGAATCCAGCCCTTCGCCATCGTGACGGCGAATTCGCCCGTCAGTCTCAGCGAAAATACGCCGCTGCCCGTGGGCTGGACCTACACGAGTACCAGTTGCCGCAATGCGGCCGGGAGTGTGGTGGGGTCGGCAACCGCTACGGGGGTGAGTATCCCGGGTACCGCCACGCGTGACGGCGCTGCCATCACGTGTACCTTCATCAATACGGCGGCACCGCGGCTCACGCTGTCCAAGACATGGGTGAACGCCGCTCCCGGTGATGCGGTGACCGTAGCGGTGAGCGGTACGCCGGCTCCCATCGTGAGCGCACCGCTGACATCGGTCGCCGATGCTCCCAATGAGACCGATGCTGCGACCGCCTCCTACGTCGTGGCTGCGGGCAATACCTACACCATCAGTGAGGTCTTCGATGTGGGTGCGGCGGACGCATACGGCAAGGCCTTGGTCTGCACGGGAAACACCGGCGCCGATGCCGCAATCACTTATTCACCGGGCGCGGCCAGCGGCACGGTGACGATCGGGCAGGCCGCGACCAACATCAACTGCACCTTCACCAACACGCGGCAGGCCGTGATCAGGCTGCGGAAGACACTTCCGCAGGGGCGTCGCAATGCGTCGGATCAGTTCATCCTGTCGATGAGCGGTCCAGGCGCGCCGGGAGCCGTCACCACCGCCGGTACCGGCAGTAACGCCGCAGGGACGCTTGTCCACACCACCGCCACGGTCGGCGCGACCTACACGCTGACCGAAGCAGGAGCCGGCAGTACCGTGCTGTCCCACTACAGCCCGCGCTGGACCTGCACCAACGCGCGCGCAGGAGGACAGACGCCCAGTGGCACCGGCAGCGGCTTCTCCATCACCCCCGCCAGCGGCGACGACCTGACCTGTACCTTCATCAACGACCGGGCTCCCGTCATCCTGCTGGACAAGTACCTGCCGTACGGACGCTTGGCGGCCGGCGACCAGTTCACGCTCAGCGCATCGGGTCCGGGGGCGCCCGGATCGGTGACCACTACCGGCACCAGCACCACCCCGGTGCAGTCACTGACCATCGAGGCGACGGCGGGTGCCGCCTACACGCTGGCGGAGACGGCGGCTGGCACGGCCACGCTGGCGGGCTACCGCTCGAGCTATGCGTGCACCAACGTGTTCGCCGGCGGGCAGGAACCCAGCGGCTTCGGCAGCAGCTTCACCCTGGTGCCGGTGGCGGGCGATGACCTGCACTGCACCTTCGCCAACGAGCCGCGTCCCCGGCTGACGCTGCGTGCGCTCAGCCAGGGAGGAACGGGCAGCTTCACCTTCAGCGGCGGCAACGGGTTCGACGCCGAAACGCTGGTCACCAACACGGCTGGCGTCGCGGTCAGTGGCGCGACGCAGTTCCTCGATGAGTTCAACGTGTCCACCACCATCACGGCGGGTGGCACGCCGGCGGGGTTCGTGCTTTCGGACATCGCCTGCGCGGGACTGCCATCGGGTGGCACCGCTACGCCCAGTCTTCCGGCGCGTACGCTGGTGTTGGATGCCGGCGCCATGGCGCCTGGCGCGAACGTCGTGTGCACCTTCACCTACCGGCGGCTGGCCGCTGATGTGACGCTGTCGAAGACGGCCTCAGCCGGGACCGTCGTGTCTGGTGGCGACGTGACCTTCAGCCTGGTGTTGCGGAACAACGGGCCGGACGCGGCGGACAATGCCGTGCTGCATGACGACTGGACCACCCAGCCGGGGCTGGATTGCGGCGCTGGACCGGCTACCTGTGCAGTGTCGGGCACGGCCGGCACCCAGTGTCCGGCCCCTGCCAGCGTCACGCCTGCCGCACTGCGGACGGGCCTGACCATTCCCGCGTTGCCCAGCGGAGGCGTGGTGACGCTGGCGCTGACCTGCCAGGTCACCGCCACGGGCACGCCCTGA
- a CDS encoding adenine phosphoribosyltransferase translates to MTTWTARLRDISDFPKPGILFKDITPVLADASAFAQAIRAMAHPWRQASIDAVVGVEARGFILGAALARELDVGFVPVRKPGKLPGATLSLDYGLEYGRDRLEIHVDAMRAGARVIVVDDVLATGGTLKAAVHLVERQGAIVVGTGVLVELGFLGARAAWDHGAPLHAAVVY, encoded by the coding sequence ATGACGACCTGGACCGCGCGGCTGCGCGATATCTCCGACTTTCCGAAGCCCGGCATCCTGTTCAAGGACATCACCCCGGTGCTGGCCGATGCGTCCGCCTTTGCCCAGGCGATCAGGGCGATGGCGCATCCCTGGCGACAGGCGTCCATCGACGCGGTGGTGGGCGTGGAGGCGCGCGGATTCATCCTCGGCGCGGCGCTGGCGCGCGAGCTGGACGTGGGTTTCGTGCCGGTGCGCAAACCCGGCAAGCTGCCCGGCGCCACCCTGTCGCTGGACTACGGCCTGGAATACGGCCGCGACCGGCTGGAGATCCACGTCGACGCGATGCGGGCCGGCGCGCGCGTCATCGTGGTCGACGATGTGCTGGCCACCGGCGGCACGCTGAAGGCCGCGGTGCACCTGGTCGAGCGGCAGGGCGCGATCGTCGTCGGCACGGGCGTGCTGGTGGAACTCGGCTTCCTGGGCGCGCGCGCCGCCTGGGACCACGGTGCACCCTTGCATGCCGCGGTGGTGTACTGA
- a CDS encoding glycoside hydrolase family 2 TIM barrel-domain containing protein: MLLCAALASPAQAAQTVPMARSHVRIVQQDGAYVMLVDGQPFRVKGAGMSGERQEALATRGGNSFRTWRTGMDATRVRAMLDRAQRNGLKVAMGIEVGNERHGFDYDDAAAVTAQLARIRAEVNLYKDHPAVLMWVVGNELNLHYCNPKVWNAVGGIADMIHAEDPNHPVMTTLAGFDRKLIDLLKARAPSLDLIGIQLYGDLGALPEKLADSGWTGPYVVTEWGPTGHWESPLTAWKAPIEDDASRKAALLQQRYEQVIAADTKQGLGSYVFLWGDKQERTPTWYGLFLPSGESTPSVDAMQYVWTGAWPANRAPSVQPLRLDGRVAIDSIVLAPGVSYAAQVEARDPEGYPLRYRWTVLHESTATSIGGDREDVPPEVPLAMQDDGNGRMTFTAPTRPGDYRLFVEVHDGHGHAAYANLPFRVAPR; encoded by the coding sequence ATGCTGCTGTGCGCCGCGCTCGCCTCTCCCGCGCAGGCGGCACAGACTGTCCCGATGGCACGCTCCCACGTCCGCATCGTGCAGCAGGACGGTGCGTACGTGATGCTCGTCGATGGGCAGCCGTTCCGGGTGAAGGGCGCCGGCATGAGCGGCGAGCGGCAGGAAGCGCTGGCCACCCGCGGCGGCAATTCCTTCCGCACGTGGCGCACCGGCATGGACGCGACCAGGGTGCGCGCGATGCTCGACCGCGCGCAGCGCAACGGGCTGAAGGTGGCGATGGGCATCGAGGTGGGCAACGAGCGCCACGGCTTCGATTACGACGATGCGGCGGCGGTGACGGCCCAGCTCGCACGCATCCGCGCCGAGGTGAACCTCTACAAGGACCATCCCGCCGTGCTGATGTGGGTGGTCGGCAACGAACTGAACCTGCACTACTGCAACCCGAAGGTGTGGAATGCCGTGGGCGGCATCGCCGACATGATCCATGCCGAAGACCCGAACCATCCGGTGATGACCACGCTGGCGGGTTTCGACAGGAAGCTCATCGACCTGCTGAAGGCGCGGGCGCCGTCGCTGGATCTGATCGGCATCCAGCTGTACGGCGACCTCGGCGCGTTGCCGGAGAAACTGGCGGACAGCGGATGGACGGGCCCGTATGTCGTTACCGAATGGGGCCCGACCGGGCACTGGGAAAGTCCGCTGACCGCATGGAAGGCGCCGATCGAGGACGATGCCTCGCGCAAGGCGGCGCTGTTGCAGCAGCGCTACGAACAGGTGATCGCGGCGGACACGAAACAGGGGCTGGGTTCGTACGTGTTCCTGTGGGGCGACAAGCAGGAGCGCACGCCCACGTGGTACGGCCTGTTCCTGCCCAGCGGCGAGAGCACGCCGTCGGTGGATGCCATGCAGTACGTCTGGACCGGCGCTTGGCCGGCGAACCGTGCGCCGTCGGTCCAGCCGCTGCGGCTGGACGGTCGCGTGGCGATCGACAGTATCGTGCTGGCGCCCGGCGTGTCGTATGCGGCGCAGGTGGAGGCCCGCGATCCCGAGGGCTATCCGCTGCGCTATCGCTGGACCGTACTGCACGAAAGCACGGCGACCAGCATCGGCGGCGACCGCGAGGATGTGCCGCCCGAGGTCCCGCTGGCGATGCAGGACGACGGCAACGGCCGCATGACCTTCACCGCGCCGACGAGGCCGGGCGACTACCGGCTGTTCGTCGAAGTCCACGACGGCCACGGTCACGCGGCCTACGCCAACCTGCCGTTCCGGGTGGCGCCACGCTGA
- a CDS encoding ECF-type sigma factor: MRDQRDSDETAPGASELPGSLDVAAIPPPDPDSVTQLLGEVEKGQPGAWNRIYALLYRDLHQIARSQIRQQRRGHVRSPTSLISETWLKLASADFSVENRAHLVALVARAMRFVLLDEVRRALAEKRGEGMDLLPLDETTEPAQSSRLEQLLILDQALNDLANLDARLAQVVEMRYFGGLSELEIAGVLKVTERTVRRDWRKARAFLFSHLGDGELPDPS; encoded by the coding sequence ATGAGGGACCAGCGAGACAGCGACGAAACGGCGCCGGGGGCCAGTGAATTGCCTGGCTCGCTCGATGTCGCCGCGATTCCGCCGCCGGATCCGGATTCGGTCACCCAGTTGCTCGGCGAAGTCGAGAAAGGGCAGCCCGGCGCCTGGAACCGCATCTATGCGCTGCTGTACCGGGATCTGCACCAGATCGCCCGCTCGCAGATCCGCCAGCAGCGGCGCGGACATGTCCGTTCACCCACGTCGCTGATCAGCGAGACCTGGCTGAAGCTGGCCAGCGCCGATTTCAGCGTGGAGAACCGTGCCCACCTGGTGGCGCTGGTCGCGCGCGCCATGCGCTTCGTCCTGCTCGATGAGGTCAGGCGTGCCCTCGCGGAAAAGCGCGGCGAAGGCATGGACCTGCTGCCGCTGGACGAGACCACCGAACCCGCGCAGAGCTCGCGGCTGGAACAGTTGCTGATCCTGGACCAGGCCCTGAACGACCTGGCCAACCTGGATGCGCGCCTGGCGCAGGTGGTGGAGATGCGCTACTTCGGCGGCCTGAGCGAACTCGAGATCGCCGGCGTGCTCAAGGTGACCGAACGCACCGTGCGCCGGGACTGGCGCAAGGCCCGTGCCTTCCTGTTCAGTCACCTCGGTGACGGCGAATTGCCCGACCCTTCCTGA
- a CDS encoding DUF6165 family protein, translated as MNTILIPVSIGELADKLTILEIKAERIADAGKRAHVQVELDGLRALWEPLAAAQTELVAMKQDLRAINERMWDVQDALRAKEAAQTFDDEFVTLARAVAQRNGERITVKNAINRLAGSRFIEEKQYQA; from the coding sequence ATGAACACCATCCTGATCCCCGTTTCCATCGGCGAACTGGCCGACAAGCTGACCATCCTCGAGATCAAGGCCGAGCGTATCGCTGACGCCGGCAAGCGCGCGCACGTGCAGGTCGAACTCGACGGCCTGCGCGCGCTGTGGGAACCGCTGGCGGCCGCGCAGACGGAACTGGTCGCGATGAAGCAGGACCTGCGCGCGATCAACGAGCGCATGTGGGACGTGCAGGATGCGCTGCGCGCGAAGGAGGCGGCGCAGACCTTCGACGACGAATTCGTCACCCTCGCCCGCGCGGTCGCCCAGCGCAACGGCGAGCGCATCACGGTGAAGAACGCCATCAACCGGCTGGCCGGTTCGCGCTTCATCGAAGAGAAGCAGTACCAGGCCTGA
- a CDS encoding mechanosensitive ion channel family protein encodes MSWPAFNGWLQEGAAVAIPIAQALAILLGAWLLLRVLRIVVRRICDSYHLPAQVAVSARRLLGVLVYMSAGMLALGRLGVSGSVLWTALTGFTAVAAVAFFAAWSVLSNIFCSVLILTTRPFRVHDHIEVLENGDKPGLRGRVIDINLLYTTLLEEDALRGDTVLQIPNSQFFQRTTRRWRSGSPPVASSPE; translated from the coding sequence ATGTCCTGGCCCGCGTTCAACGGCTGGCTGCAGGAAGGCGCCGCGGTCGCCATCCCGATTGCGCAGGCGCTGGCGATCCTGCTGGGTGCGTGGTTGTTGTTGCGCGTGCTGCGCATCGTCGTGCGCCGCATCTGCGACAGCTACCACCTGCCGGCGCAGGTGGCGGTCAGCGCGCGCCGGCTGCTGGGCGTGCTGGTCTACATGTCCGCAGGGATGCTGGCGCTGGGCCGGCTGGGCGTGTCGGGCAGCGTGCTGTGGACGGCGCTCACGGGCTTCACCGCGGTGGCCGCTGTCGCGTTCTTCGCGGCCTGGAGCGTGCTGTCCAACATCTTCTGCAGCGTACTGATCCTGACCACGCGACCGTTCCGCGTGCACGACCACATCGAAGTGCTGGAGAACGGCGACAAGCCGGGCCTGCGCGGTCGCGTGATCGACATCAACCTGCTCTACACCACGCTGCTGGAAGAAGACGCCCTGCGCGGGGACACCGTGCTGCAGATCCCCAACAGCCAGTTCTTCCAGCGCACCACGCGACGCTGGCGCTCGGGTTCGCCGCCGGTGGCGTCCTCACCGGAGTAG